In one Brevibacillus composti genomic region, the following are encoded:
- a CDS encoding electron transfer flavoprotein subunit alpha/FixB family protein: MSLEEYKGVWVFLEHRDGQIVPVSLELLGAGRQLADKRGVPLAGILIGDRVRPLCETAFQYGADQVYLYDDPIFADYRTESYMRAVIACVQKHKPETILYGATSTGKDLASAVATDLETGLTADTTMLDVEQETGLLQASRPAFGGNIMATILCKKHRPQMATVRPKVMKALPPDPERRGEIIAESLPLREQDIRTKVLKIIRETQSKVRLDEADIIVAGGKGLGSKEGFQLMHRFAEAIGATVGASRDAVEAGWIDHAHQVGQTGVTVTPKIYFAIGISGAIQHLVGMQNSGLIIAINKDPQAPIFQSCHYGIVGDAFEIVPLLIEAFQSAVGKEVQYGGNI, translated from the coding sequence ATGAGTCTGGAGGAGTACAAAGGAGTATGGGTATTTTTGGAGCACCGGGACGGACAGATCGTGCCGGTCTCGCTGGAGCTGTTGGGAGCGGGCCGCCAGCTCGCGGACAAAAGAGGTGTACCGCTAGCCGGAATCCTGATTGGCGATCGCGTCCGCCCTCTCTGTGAGACTGCCTTTCAGTACGGGGCGGATCAGGTCTACCTGTACGACGATCCGATATTTGCCGACTACCGGACCGAATCGTACATGCGGGCCGTCATCGCTTGTGTGCAAAAGCACAAGCCGGAAACCATTCTCTACGGCGCCACCTCCACGGGCAAGGATCTGGCCAGCGCTGTCGCGACCGACCTGGAAACCGGCCTCACCGCCGATACGACCATGCTGGATGTCGAGCAGGAGACGGGCCTTTTGCAGGCGAGCCGGCCAGCCTTCGGGGGCAATATCATGGCGACGATTCTGTGTAAAAAGCACCGGCCGCAAATGGCCACCGTGCGGCCAAAAGTGATGAAAGCGCTGCCGCCCGACCCGGAGAGAAGAGGCGAAATCATCGCCGAATCCCTGCCGCTGCGGGAACAAGACATCCGCACCAAAGTGCTGAAAATCATTCGGGAGACCCAGTCCAAGGTCCGCTTGGACGAAGCGGACATCATCGTCGCAGGCGGCAAAGGGCTGGGCAGCAAGGAAGGCTTTCAGCTGATGCACCGCTTTGCGGAAGCGATCGGAGCCACGGTTGGCGCGAGCCGCGATGCGGTCGAGGCGGGCTGGATCGACCACGCGCACCAGGTAGGGCAGACCGGCGTGACCGTGACGCCGAAGATTTACTTTGCCATCGGCATCTCCGGGGCGATCCAGCATCTGGTCGGCATGCAGAATTCCGGGCTGATTATCGCGATTAACAAAGACCCGCAGGCACCTATTTTCCAATCCTGCCACTACGGCATCGTCGGCGACGCATTCGAGATCGTCCCCCTGCTGATCGAAGCCTTCCAGTCGGCTGTGGGCAAGGAGGTACAATATGGCGGAAACATTTGA
- a CDS encoding electron transfer flavoprotein subunit beta/FixA family protein — MLHIVACIKQVPDTKIIKMNPRTNTMDRSSAPAILNPYDAHAVEEAVRLKKRYGGTVSVLTMGPPPAVKAIRKCIEIGADEGYMITDRAFAGADTLATSYALTKALEKIAKEKPIDLIICGKMTIDGDTGQVGPGIARRLDIPPLTSVKKVVEVNKERGYTVVHRKLEDGYEVIQSTLPCLFSVEKEINEVPHSPLPNMIRAASFQPVIWSVNDLEDVDRTLLGLKGSPTIVAKVWPPEKPKGGELLQGSPAEQVNRLMEILLKRRELFAGKEAQR; from the coding sequence ATGCTGCACATCGTCGCCTGCATCAAACAGGTGCCGGACACCAAAATCATCAAGATGAACCCGCGAACCAATACCATGGATCGTTCCAGCGCGCCGGCCATCCTCAATCCATACGATGCGCATGCTGTCGAGGAAGCCGTTCGTCTGAAGAAAAGGTACGGCGGCACCGTGTCCGTCCTGACCATGGGACCGCCGCCCGCTGTCAAAGCGATCCGCAAATGCATCGAGATCGGCGCGGACGAGGGCTATATGATTACGGACCGGGCCTTTGCCGGTGCCGATACGCTGGCCACCAGCTACGCGCTGACCAAGGCGCTGGAGAAGATCGCCAAGGAAAAGCCGATCGACCTCATCATCTGCGGCAAGATGACCATTGACGGCGATACGGGTCAGGTCGGACCGGGAATCGCCCGGAGGCTGGACATCCCTCCGCTGACCAGCGTGAAAAAAGTCGTGGAGGTAAACAAGGAGAGGGGATACACCGTCGTCCACCGCAAACTGGAGGACGGCTACGAAGTGATTCAGTCCACCCTGCCCTGCCTGTTCTCCGTGGAAAAGGAGATCAATGAGGTGCCCCATTCGCCGCTGCCCAACATGATCCGGGCCGCCAGCTTTCAGCCGGTGATCTGGTCGGTGAACGATCTGGAGGATGTCGACCGGACGCTGCTCGGGCTCAAAGGCTCACCGACGATCGTCGCCAAGGTATGGCCGCCGGAAAAACCCAAGGGCGGCGAGCTGCTGCAGGGCTCTCCCGCCGAACAGGTAAACCGTCTGATGGAGATTCTGCTTAAGAGACGTGAGCTATTCGCCGGGAAGGAGGCACAGAGATGA
- a CDS encoding asparaginase, which yields MNLVANVYRGDAVESTHLGHVAVVDANGNLLYSYGDPQRQTFARSSMKPLQAIPIIETGTADRYGLEPADLSLCCASHSGEPRHRSRAMEMLIRAGQPEETLQCGTHVPRDEESYKELIRAGKPLTPVYSNCSGKHSGMIATAVHMGEDVATYHLPEHPVQQRILEVVSDLTSYPKEEIVLGTDGCGVPVHRLPLANYAWAYAKMAKPEVIDNPLRREAVVRITDAMIAHPEMVGGNKRYCTDLMIAFEGRIFGKAGAESVYCLGDRQTGIGIAVKIEDGGPRAIYAVVNEVLRQLGIGTEGPLAKLAEYTNPVVTNMSGTVVGRIETRFALERQQASLRV from the coding sequence ATGAACCTGGTAGCCAACGTATACCGGGGGGATGCCGTAGAAAGCACGCACCTCGGTCATGTAGCTGTCGTCGACGCAAACGGAAACTTGCTTTATTCCTATGGCGATCCCCAACGGCAGACCTTTGCTCGTTCCAGTATGAAGCCGCTTCAGGCCATCCCGATCATCGAGACTGGGACGGCGGACCGGTACGGACTGGAGCCGGCAGACCTGTCCCTCTGCTGCGCTTCCCACAGCGGAGAGCCGCGGCACCGTTCCCGGGCGATGGAGATGCTGATCCGCGCCGGACAACCGGAGGAAACGCTGCAATGCGGAACCCATGTGCCCCGGGACGAGGAGAGCTACAAGGAATTGATCCGCGCGGGTAAGCCGCTCACTCCCGTCTACAGCAACTGCTCCGGCAAGCACTCGGGGATGATCGCCACAGCCGTCCACATGGGGGAGGACGTCGCCACGTATCATCTGCCGGAACACCCGGTGCAACAGCGCATTCTCGAAGTCGTCAGCGATCTGACTTCCTATCCGAAAGAAGAGATCGTGCTGGGTACGGACGGATGCGGCGTTCCGGTACACCGCTTGCCGCTGGCCAACTACGCGTGGGCGTACGCCAAGATGGCTAAACCCGAAGTGATCGATAACCCGCTTCGCCGCGAGGCCGTCGTGCGAATCACAGACGCCATGATTGCCCATCCCGAGATGGTTGGCGGAAACAAACGCTACTGTACGGATCTGATGATCGCGTTTGAAGGCCGAATTTTTGGCAAGGCGGGAGCGGAATCCGTCTACTGTCTCGGCGATCGCCAGACGGGGATCGGCATCGCTGTCAAGATCGAGGACGGCGGTCCGCGGGCGATTTACGCAGTGGTCAATGAAGTGCTGCGCCAGCTCGGCATCGGTACAGAGGGACCGCTCGCGAAATTAGCGGAGTACACCAATCCGGTTGTGACAAACATGAGCGGTACGGTGGTCGGACGGATTGAAACACGGTTTGCCCTGGAGCGGCAACAAGCTTCACTGCGTGTGTAA
- a CDS encoding FAD-dependent oxidoreductase, translating to MAETFDVIVVGAGPAGTSCAYTLAKAGVNVLLLERGEYPGSKNVMGGVLYRKMLEDIIPGFYKEAPVERHIVEQRFMMLDEQSAVTFSYKGLEWAEEPYNNFTVLRAKFDQWFADKAVEAGALLVNETVVTECLVENGKVVGVRTDRPDGDLFADVVVLADGVNSLLAKSLGFHKEFRPDEVALAVMEVLKLDRKIIEDRFSLEGDQGCTFEIFGDSTKGILGTAWLYTNKDSLNIGVGAMLSGLIKNKIRPHQLLDYVKTHPIIRPYIQGTEQQEYLAHLIPEGGYRSMPKVVGDGVIVVGDAAQLVNAIHREGSNMAMTSGVLAAEAILDAREAEDFSAAQLDAYRRKLLDGFVGQDLKKYKDATHHFEKYPHYFEKYIPLMNRAASQMFTVDGSSKWEKQKKIWNELGSAKEKWKMARDLMQAWRVMK from the coding sequence ATGGCGGAAACATTTGACGTAATCGTCGTGGGAGCGGGACCGGCCGGGACATCCTGCGCCTATACCCTGGCAAAAGCGGGCGTAAATGTCCTGCTCCTGGAGCGGGGTGAGTACCCGGGCTCCAAAAACGTGATGGGCGGCGTCCTCTACCGCAAGATGCTGGAGGATATCATCCCGGGCTTTTACAAGGAAGCGCCGGTCGAGCGGCACATCGTCGAACAGCGGTTCATGATGCTGGACGAACAGTCGGCTGTCACCTTCAGCTACAAGGGGCTGGAGTGGGCCGAGGAGCCCTACAACAACTTTACCGTCCTCCGGGCCAAATTCGACCAGTGGTTCGCCGACAAGGCGGTAGAAGCCGGAGCGCTCTTGGTGAATGAAACCGTCGTCACCGAATGCCTGGTGGAAAACGGAAAGGTCGTGGGCGTGCGAACGGATCGTCCTGACGGCGATTTGTTTGCCGATGTGGTGGTGCTGGCGGACGGGGTCAACTCACTTCTGGCCAAATCGCTCGGCTTCCACAAAGAGTTTCGCCCGGACGAGGTGGCGCTGGCGGTGATGGAGGTGCTGAAGCTGGACCGGAAAATCATCGAGGACCGCTTCAGTCTGGAGGGAGATCAGGGCTGTACGTTTGAAATTTTCGGAGATTCGACCAAAGGCATCCTCGGAACGGCTTGGCTCTACACCAACAAGGACAGCCTCAACATCGGAGTCGGGGCGATGCTGTCGGGGCTGATCAAAAACAAGATCCGTCCGCATCAGCTCCTCGACTACGTAAAGACTCACCCGATCATCCGTCCGTATATCCAGGGGACCGAGCAGCAGGAATACCTGGCGCATCTGATCCCGGAGGGCGGCTACCGCTCCATGCCAAAGGTAGTGGGCGACGGCGTGATCGTCGTCGGCGACGCGGCCCAGCTGGTCAATGCCATTCACCGCGAAGGCTCCAATATGGCGATGACCTCCGGGGTGCTGGCGGCGGAGGCGATCCTGGATGCCAGGGAAGCGGAAGACTTTTCCGCCGCCCAGCTGGACGCATACCGCCGCAAGCTGCTGGACGGCTTTGTCGGCCAGGATCTGAAGAAGTACAAGGATGCGACCCATCATTTCGAAAAATACCCGCATTACTTTGAAAAGTACATCCCGCTGATGAACAGAGCAGCCAGCCAGATGTTTACGGTGGATGGCAGCTCCAAGTGGGAGAAGCAGAAGAAAATATGGAACGAGCTCGGCTCAGCGAAAGAGAAGTGGAAAATGGCCCGCGATCTGATGCAGGCATGGAGAGTGATGAAGTGA
- a CDS encoding ferredoxin family protein — MESDEVMKELRKELPKGQSIEEKQYLVRFKADTQSHLHVLDADVCATKCPDKLCTIFCPAEVYKWEEVRMHVGYEGCHECGSCRIGCPYENIKWEYPKGGHGIIFRLG; from the coding sequence ATGGAGAGTGATGAAGTGATGAAGGAGCTGCGCAAAGAACTGCCAAAAGGCCAGTCCATCGAGGAAAAGCAGTATCTGGTGCGCTTCAAGGCAGATACGCAGTCGCATCTGCACGTACTGGATGCCGATGTGTGCGCGACCAAATGCCCCGACAAGCTGTGTACGATCTTTTGCCCGGCCGAAGTGTACAAGTGGGAAGAGGTGCGAATGCATGTGGGATACGAGGGATGTCACGAATGCGGAAGCTGCCGGATCGGTTGCCCGTATGAAAACATCAAGTGGGAATACCCGAAAGGCGGACACGGCATCATCTTCAGACTGGGGTAG
- a CDS encoding peptide ABC transporter substrate-binding protein has protein sequence MKLRNGWKVLGTSALLLSLVLAGCGQSATPSQPGQQPSAGETQGQADPTALLRLNLKTEPPSLDPPKGFDSTSNEVLNATMEGLARLDSDHKPQPAMAEKWEISEDGKTYIFTLRDSKWSNGDPVTAHDFEYAFKRIVDPKNAFPSAFLAYYIEGAEKFNKGEGTADDVKVKAIDDKTLEVQLRSPAGFFLHILTQPTFFPVNKKVVESNPNFAAEAATLVSNGPFKITEWVHDQSVKAEVNEGYWDKDSIKYAGIHWVMVNDENTQYQMYKTGQLDMIQTVPNDMKKQLIDAGEAKVEPEAAIYYYRMNVKMEPFQNANIRKAFALAIDRKALIDNVAQGNQLPALAHIPVGFPEPDGRDFREVGGDFIKDNDVETAKELLKKGMEEEGYTTLPPVTLTYNTSDAHKQIAQVLQEMYKKNLGVDVKLENKEWKVFLEEQRGRQLQMSRSTIPADYGDPLNYLELFVTDHPGNRINYSNKEYDALVEKIRQTADEKERFQLMHDAEKMFMDDMPLVPIYFNTKVFMDQPNVKGILRHPVGTLDFKWAEILKK, from the coding sequence ATGAAATTGCGTAATGGATGGAAAGTGCTGGGAACTTCTGCGCTTTTGCTGTCACTCGTCTTGGCTGGCTGCGGCCAGTCTGCGACACCTTCTCAGCCAGGGCAGCAGCCGTCGGCGGGAGAAACACAAGGCCAAGCGGATCCGACGGCCCTGCTTCGTTTGAATCTGAAAACAGAACCGCCTTCTCTCGACCCGCCAAAAGGGTTTGACAGCACCTCCAACGAAGTGCTGAACGCGACCATGGAAGGCTTGGCCCGACTGGACAGCGACCACAAGCCGCAGCCGGCCATGGCCGAAAAATGGGAGATCAGCGAAGACGGCAAAACCTATATATTTACTCTCCGCGACAGCAAATGGTCGAATGGAGACCCTGTTACTGCCCATGACTTCGAATACGCGTTCAAGCGGATTGTCGATCCCAAAAACGCATTCCCGTCCGCATTTCTCGCCTATTACATCGAAGGCGCCGAAAAGTTCAACAAGGGCGAAGGCACAGCTGATGACGTGAAGGTAAAGGCGATTGACGACAAGACCCTGGAAGTTCAGCTGAGATCGCCTGCGGGCTTCTTCCTGCACATCCTGACCCAGCCGACGTTCTTCCCGGTGAACAAAAAAGTGGTGGAGAGCAACCCCAATTTTGCCGCAGAAGCAGCTACCCTGGTCAGCAATGGGCCATTCAAAATCACGGAATGGGTGCATGACCAATCCGTCAAAGCCGAGGTCAACGAAGGCTACTGGGACAAAGACTCGATTAAATACGCGGGCATCCATTGGGTGATGGTCAATGACGAGAATACCCAATACCAGATGTACAAAACAGGTCAGCTCGACATGATCCAAACCGTGCCGAATGACATGAAGAAGCAACTGATCGATGCTGGCGAAGCCAAGGTAGAGCCGGAAGCGGCCATCTACTACTATCGCATGAACGTGAAGATGGAGCCGTTCCAAAACGCCAACATCCGCAAAGCGTTCGCGCTGGCGATCGACCGCAAAGCCCTGATCGACAACGTCGCCCAAGGCAACCAGCTGCCGGCGCTCGCGCACATCCCGGTCGGCTTCCCGGAACCGGATGGACGCGATTTCCGTGAAGTCGGTGGCGACTTCATCAAGGACAATGATGTGGAAACCGCAAAGGAATTGCTGAAAAAAGGGATGGAAGAGGAAGGCTACACCACGCTTCCGCCTGTCACCTTGACTTACAACACCAGCGATGCGCATAAGCAGATCGCGCAAGTTCTGCAAGAGATGTACAAGAAAAACCTCGGCGTCGATGTCAAGCTGGAAAACAAGGAATGGAAAGTATTCCTGGAAGAGCAGCGCGGCCGCCAGCTGCAAATGTCCCGTTCCACCATCCCTGCTGACTACGGCGACCCGCTCAACTACCTCGAGCTGTTCGTCACCGATCATCCGGGCAACCGCATCAACTACAGCAACAAAGAATACGATGCGCTGGTAGAGAAAATCCGCCAGACGGCAGATGAAAAAGAGCGCTTCCAGCTGATGCACGACGCAGAGAAGATGTTCATGGACGACATGCCGCTTGTGCCGATCTACTTCAATACTAAAGTGTTTATGGACCAGCCGAACGTCAAGGGCATCCTCCGTCACCCGGTAGGCACGCTTGACTTCAAATGGGCAGAGATTTTGAAAAAATAG